In a genomic window of uncultured Flavobacterium sp.:
- a CDS encoding TonB-dependent receptor, giving the protein MNFRDLFKKGANCSFAVVFLLCLLTSNRISAQNITLEGTVKDAAGLTLPGVNIVEKGTKNSASTDFDGHYKIKLTNPKATIVFSFIGFKTKEIAVAGKSKLDISLTEDSNALNEVVVVGYGTVKKSDLTGAVASISGNDLKKVPVSNVAEALTGRIAGVQVTSTEGSPDADIKIRVRGGGSLTQDASPLIIVDGFPVNSMSDIAASNIESMTVLKDASSTAIYGSRGANGVIIITTKTGKDGKMAVSFNMFYGMKTMAKDIDVLPVDDFVKWQYEYALLDQTDKTILSNPNSYTKYFGNWQDRDLYNGVKGTNWQKQIYGRRGEVNSRDLGIRGGNEKLSYNFNYAYYDEKAIMVGSDFKRNNLSLALKNKASDKVDLAFTVRYSDIEVNGGGANEQNEVSSLDSRLRHSVGYSPIPMPGLTTDNDDQSVNSYLVNPFLAISDNERQQTKKNYNLLGSFGWKLIENLKFQSDLGLDNYNYSDYRFYGSSTYFSSTAKIGAGKPGMVMADRKDVRFRNANTLNYDFKNILGQNHHLTALLGEEMITTTSNVETTTMLNYPKFFDLDDAKKLTTQGTPFSVDNFYSPDDKLLSFFGRVNYDFKDRYLLTASFRADGSSRFLGNNRWGYFPAAAAAWKISEENFLKNASWLNLLKLRLSYGEAGNNNIPVGQTVQSYMSNTNSFINGFDSYWSPSSVLANPNLKWETTVTQNVGLDFGFFKNRLNGTVDLYKNVTHDLLIEFPVGGTGYKTQYRNMGETQNTGFEATLNFIAIENKNYGLNFSVNVGINKNKINSLGVMDNFGVNTNWASTDIGNDYAVNAGSPMGLMYGYKSDGRYEVSDFNYVGGKYVLKAGIADATSVIGSAVQPGMMKLKNTDGSADNKITASDQTIIGNANPKSTGGLIINANAYGFDLSAAFNWTIGNDIYNANKAEFSTANRNGQYKNLSSEMAEGKRWTNLNPESGQLVTDPTELAALNANTTMWSPYMQKFMFTDWAVEDGSFFRLNTLTLGYTTPESFTSKLGVSKLRFYFTATNVFIITNYSGPDPEVSTKRKSPLTPGVDYSAYPRSRQLVFGLNLNF; this is encoded by the coding sequence ATGAATTTTAGAGATTTATTTAAAAAAGGAGCGAATTGTTCTTTTGCAGTTGTTTTCTTATTGTGTTTGCTGACGAGCAATCGTATCAGCGCACAAAATATAACACTCGAAGGCACTGTTAAAGATGCTGCCGGATTGACTTTACCGGGTGTTAATATAGTTGAGAAAGGAACTAAGAATAGTGCTTCGACTGATTTTGACGGACATTATAAAATAAAGCTTACGAATCCTAAAGCGACAATAGTTTTTTCATTTATCGGATTTAAAACAAAAGAAATAGCTGTTGCAGGCAAAAGTAAATTGGATATTAGTTTAACCGAAGATTCAAATGCGTTAAATGAAGTGGTTGTTGTGGGTTATGGAACGGTAAAAAAATCAGATTTAACTGGAGCTGTTGCTTCAATTTCCGGAAATGATTTAAAGAAAGTTCCCGTTTCGAATGTTGCCGAAGCTTTAACAGGAAGAATTGCAGGAGTTCAGGTTACCTCAACCGAAGGTTCTCCGGATGCAGATATTAAGATTAGAGTTCGTGGCGGCGGATCGTTAACACAAGATGCTTCACCTTTGATTATTGTTGATGGTTTTCCGGTAAATAGTATGAGCGATATTGCGGCTTCTAATATTGAATCGATGACGGTATTAAAAGATGCTTCTTCGACTGCAATTTATGGATCGAGAGGAGCAAACGGAGTTATTATTATTACGACTAAAACAGGTAAGGACGGAAAAATGGCTGTTAGTTTCAATATGTTTTACGGAATGAAAACAATGGCTAAAGATATTGATGTACTTCCTGTTGATGATTTTGTAAAATGGCAATATGAATATGCTTTACTAGATCAAACTGATAAAACTATTTTAAGTAATCCGAATTCTTATACCAAGTATTTTGGCAACTGGCAAGACCGTGATTTATATAATGGCGTAAAAGGAACAAACTGGCAAAAGCAAATTTATGGTCGTCGTGGCGAAGTAAATAGCCGTGATTTAGGAATTCGCGGAGGAAATGAAAAGCTTAGTTACAATTTTAATTATGCTTATTATGATGAAAAAGCCATTATGGTTGGTTCAGATTTTAAAAGAAATAACTTGTCTTTGGCATTAAAAAATAAGGCAAGTGATAAAGTTGATCTTGCTTTTACAGTTCGTTATTCTGATATAGAAGTAAATGGAGGAGGCGCTAATGAACAAAATGAAGTTTCATCGCTTGATAGTCGTTTGCGTCATAGTGTTGGATATTCTCCAATTCCAATGCCGGGATTAACTACGGATAATGATGATCAAAGTGTTAATAGTTATTTAGTAAATCCATTTTTGGCAATATCAGATAATGAACGTCAACAGACCAAGAAGAATTATAATTTGCTAGGAAGTTTTGGATGGAAGCTAATTGAAAATCTAAAATTTCAAAGTGATTTAGGATTAGATAATTATAATTATTCCGATTATCGTTTCTATGGATCTTCTACTTATTTTTCGAGCACTGCCAAAATTGGAGCAGGAAAACCGGGAATGGTAATGGCCGATCGTAAAGATGTACGTTTTAGAAATGCGAATACATTAAATTATGATTTTAAAAATATTTTAGGACAAAATCATCATTTGACAGCACTTTTGGGAGAAGAGATGATAACTACTACTTCAAATGTTGAAACGACAACAATGCTGAATTATCCAAAATTCTTTGATTTGGATGATGCCAAGAAATTAACGACTCAGGGAACACCGTTTTCAGTAGATAATTTTTATAGTCCGGATGATAAATTATTGTCTTTTTTTGGTCGTGTAAATTATGATTTTAAAGACCGTTATTTATTAACCGCTTCTTTTCGTGCAGATGGTTCAAGCAGATTTTTAGGCAATAATCGTTGGGGATATTTTCCTGCGGCAGCTGCAGCATGGAAGATTTCTGAAGAAAACTTCCTGAAAAATGCTTCATGGTTAAATCTTCTTAAGTTAAGACTAAGTTATGGTGAAGCAGGTAATAATAATATTCCGGTTGGACAAACGGTTCAGAGTTATATGTCAAACACAAACTCTTTTATCAATGGATTTGATAGTTACTGGTCGCCATCGAGCGTTTTGGCAAACCCGAATTTAAAATGGGAAACAACTGTGACACAAAACGTAGGTCTTGATTTTGGATTTTTCAAAAATCGTTTAAACGGAACTGTTGATTTGTATAAAAACGTAACGCATGATTTATTAATAGAATTTCCGGTAGGAGGTACAGGTTACAAAACTCAGTATCGAAATATGGGAGAAACACAAAATACAGGTTTTGAAGCTACTTTGAATTTTATTGCAATTGAAAATAAAAATTATGGTTTGAATTTTTCTGTGAATGTTGGTATCAACAAAAACAAAATCAATTCGCTTGGCGTAATGGATAATTTTGGAGTAAATACAAACTGGGCATCGACCGATATTGGTAATGATTATGCAGTAAATGCAGGTTCTCCAATGGGATTAATGTACGGTTATAAAAGTGATGGACGATATGAAGTTTCTGATTTTAATTATGTTGGAGGAAAGTATGTCTTAAAAGCTGGTATTGCAGATGCGACTTCTGTTATTGGAAGCGCTGTTCAACCGGGAATGATGAAGTTAAAAAACACAGATGGTTCTGCTGATAATAAAATTACCGCATCAGATCAAACGATCATTGGTAATGCTAATCCTAAAAGTACTGGAGGTTTAATTATTAATGCAAATGCTTATGGTTTTGATCTTTCGGCTGCTTTCAACTGGACTATCGGAAATGATATCTATAATGCAAACAAAGCAGAATTTTCTACAGCAAACAGAAACGGACAATACAAGAACTTAAGTTCTGAAATGGCTGAAGGCAAAAGATGGACAAATTTAAATCCTGAGTCAGGGCAATTAGTGACAGATCCTACAGAATTAGCAGCTCTAAATGCTAATACAACAATGTGGTCGCCTTATATGCAAAAATTTATGTTTACAGATTGGGCGGTAGAAGATGGTTCTTTCTTTAGATTAAATACTTTGACTTTAGGATATACTACACCCGAATCTTTTACCTCGAAATTGGGCGTAAGTAAGTTGAGATTCTATTTTACAGCAACAAATGTTTTTATAATTACAAATTATTCTGGTCCGGATCCTGAGGTGTCAACAAAAAGAAAATCACCGCTAACGCCAGGAGTTGATTATTCAGCATATCCACGTAGCAGACAATTGGTTTTTGGTTTAAACCTTAATTTCTAA
- a CDS encoding MFS transporter — protein sequence MKKSLIALSLGGLTIGITEFVMMGLLPDIASDMKVSIPVAGYLISAYALGVVIGAPLLVILGRNLAPKKMLLILALMLTVFNALSIIAPSYNFLFASRFLSGLPHGAFFGVGAVVASRLADKGKEAQAIAIMFSGLTLANLIGVPIGTYIGHNFIWRYTFILIAIVGLLTFLFISLWMPNLEKSGNVNMKTQLLFFKKTEAWLIIGITAIGFAGLFAWISYIAPLLINVSKFNAEDVSYILILAGLGMVVGNFAGGKLADKFSPAPTVLALLFVMSIDLILVYLFSYNQYISLFLTFLTGAISFSVIAPIQMLMIKTATGAEMIASAALQGSFNIGNALGAFLGGLPLAAGYSYASPNLIGVGMAITGMIITFALMQKHKSNLQLQNA from the coding sequence ATGAAAAAAAGTCTTATTGCACTCTCATTAGGAGGATTAACAATTGGTATTACCGAATTTGTTATGATGGGTTTGTTACCGGATATTGCCTCAGATATGAAAGTTTCGATTCCGGTTGCCGGATATTTAATTTCGGCTTACGCGCTGGGCGTTGTTATTGGAGCTCCTTTATTAGTAATCTTAGGAAGAAATTTAGCTCCAAAGAAAATGCTTTTAATATTAGCTTTAATGTTAACGGTTTTTAATGCACTTTCTATTATTGCACCATCTTATAATTTTTTATTCGCATCCAGATTCCTTTCCGGATTACCACACGGAGCCTTCTTTGGAGTTGGAGCTGTAGTCGCAAGCCGTTTGGCAGACAAAGGCAAAGAAGCTCAGGCAATCGCGATTATGTTTTCAGGTTTGACGTTGGCGAATTTGATAGGAGTTCCAATTGGGACTTATATTGGTCATAATTTTATATGGCGTTATACTTTTATACTTATTGCAATTGTTGGTTTGCTTACGTTTTTGTTTATTTCTTTATGGATGCCAAATCTGGAGAAAAGCGGAAATGTAAATATGAAAACACAATTGCTGTTTTTTAAGAAAACAGAAGCTTGGTTAATTATCGGAATTACTGCAATTGGGTTTGCAGGATTATTTGCATGGATTAGTTATATCGCGCCTTTATTGATCAATGTTTCTAAGTTTAATGCCGAAGATGTTTCGTATATCTTGATTCTTGCCGGACTTGGAATGGTTGTTGGAAATTTTGCTGGCGGTAAACTTGCTGATAAATTTTCTCCGGCACCGACGGTTTTAGCTTTATTATTTGTAATGTCAATTGATTTAATTTTGGTTTACTTATTCTCTTACAATCAATATATTTCTTTATTCTTAACTTTTTTAACGGGCGCTATTTCTTTTTCAGTAATTGCACCAATTCAAATGTTAATGATTAAAACTGCAACAGGAGCTGAGATGATTGCTTCGGCAGCACTTCAGGGAAGTTTTAATATCGGGAATGCTTTAGGTGCCTTTTTAGGCGGATTGCCTTTGGCGGCTGGTTATAGTTATGCTTCTCCAAATCTTATTGGAGTAGGAATGGCGATTACCGGTATGATTATTACTTTTGCTTTAATGCAAAAACACAAAAGCAATTTACAACTACAGAATGCGTAA
- a CDS encoding AraC family transcriptional regulator, whose product MPILNQFKTLVIDEFEDEKFHLPPHTHTYYEIIYIKKGSGVHHLNNNLLPYKTGDLFVISPEDEHYFDIKKSTRFFYIKFTDNYFNSKQNLTCDEFLIHTPESFMRDKTLKETVLKLDDPCKTILKNTIENIAAYNCKIDVSTSPIVFYQILSIFGLIKETMRGQNLVVKGNSIDNEQITSYIHQNIYNPKLVQIKVIASHFNIAETYFSAYFKRTFSISYRDYIHNLRTTLIEKRIHNNQLPIKQIAYEFGFTDESHLSNYFKKRKNMKPTDFKKT is encoded by the coding sequence ATGCCTATTTTAAATCAATTCAAAACTCTTGTTATTGATGAGTTCGAAGATGAGAAATTTCATCTTCCGCCGCACACGCATACTTATTATGAAATTATTTATATCAAAAAAGGAAGCGGAGTTCATCACTTGAATAACAACTTATTACCATATAAAACTGGAGATCTCTTTGTGATTTCGCCAGAAGACGAGCATTATTTTGATATTAAAAAAAGTACTCGTTTCTTTTATATTAAGTTTACGGACAATTATTTTAATTCGAAACAGAATCTTACTTGCGACGAATTCTTAATTCATACTCCGGAAAGTTTCATGCGTGATAAAACACTAAAAGAAACGGTTCTGAAATTAGACGATCCCTGCAAAACAATATTAAAGAATACGATCGAAAACATTGCCGCCTATAATTGCAAAATCGATGTTTCGACTTCACCAATTGTATTTTATCAGATTCTTTCGATTTTTGGATTAATCAAAGAAACAATGCGTGGTCAAAATCTTGTTGTCAAAGGAAATTCTATTGATAACGAACAAATCACTTCTTATATTCATCAGAACATTTACAATCCAAAATTAGTTCAGATTAAAGTAATTGCAAGTCATTTTAATATTGCCGAAACTTATTTTAGCGCTTATTTCAAGAGAACTTTCTCGATTAGTTATCGCGATTATATTCATAATTTAAGAACAACTTTAATCGAAAAACGAATTCATAACAACCAATTACCAATTAAACAAATTGCTTATGAATTTGGCTTCACCGATGAAAGTCACTTATCAAACTATTTTAAAAAGCGAAAAAACATGAAGCCAACAGATTTTAAGAAAACTTAA
- a CDS encoding DUF3347 domain-containing protein, producing MKNTISTIAAVIIVLFSANTIQAITIKTEITTIEDADSSQLQAVYDAYFTVKDALIKSDAKLTSAKATDLLTAITAVKMDKLKSNEHTVWMKVVKKLTADAKSISTSSDIKKQRETFKSLTKSTYDLVKVSKSTEVVYKQYCPMADADWLSKEKAVKNPYYGSSMLTCGNVVETIK from the coding sequence ATGAAAAACACAATATCAACTATAGCAGCAGTAATAATCGTATTATTTTCTGCAAATACAATTCAGGCAATTACAATCAAAACAGAAATAACTACAATTGAAGATGCAGATTCAAGTCAGTTACAAGCTGTTTATGACGCTTATTTTACTGTAAAAGATGCCTTGATTAAAAGTGATGCTAAATTAACTTCGGCGAAAGCCACAGATTTATTGACGGCAATTACCGCAGTAAAAATGGATAAACTAAAAAGCAACGAACATACTGTTTGGATGAAAGTCGTTAAAAAATTAACTGCTGATGCTAAAAGTATTTCTACAAGTTCAGATATTAAAAAGCAACGTGAAACTTTTAAATCCTTAACAAAAAGTACTTATGACTTAGTTAAAGTTTCAAAATCTACTGAAGTTGTCTACAAACAATATTGCCCAATGGCAGACGCTGATTGGTTAAGCAAAGAAAAAGCAGTTAAGAATCCGTATTACGGTTCTTCGATGTTGACTTGCGGAAACGTGGTAGAAACCATCAAATAA
- a CDS encoding AraC family transcriptional regulator, which produces MTLYIKNMVCGRCKMVVKSEFEKLGLHTISVELGEVELQDDISDSQKEILLKNLQTLGFDFIDDKKSKTIEKIKNLIVDLVHHKNNDLKINLSDYLVENLNQDYSTLSNLFSEIENTTIEKYFISQKIEKVKELLIYNEHSLSEIADMLNYSNVAHLSNQFKKITGFTPTYFKQLKDKKRIQIENL; this is translated from the coding sequence ATGACGCTCTACATCAAAAACATGGTGTGTGGTCGCTGTAAAATGGTTGTGAAGTCTGAGTTTGAAAAACTTGGACTTCATACTATTTCTGTTGAATTAGGCGAAGTCGAACTTCAAGATGACATCTCCGATTCTCAGAAAGAAATTCTGCTAAAAAATCTTCAGACTTTAGGTTTTGATTTTATTGATGACAAAAAAAGTAAAACGATCGAGAAAATAAAAAACCTCATCGTTGATTTAGTTCATCATAAAAACAATGATCTCAAAATCAATTTATCTGATTATTTAGTCGAAAACCTAAATCAGGATTACAGCACTTTGAGTAACCTTTTCTCAGAAATTGAAAATACTACTATCGAAAAATATTTTATCAGTCAGAAAATCGAGAAAGTAAAAGAGCTCCTTATATATAATGAACATTCGTTAAGCGAAATTGCCGATATGCTAAATTATAGTAATGTCGCGCATTTGAGCAATCAGTTCAAGAAAATTACGGGCTTCACTCCTACTTATTTCAAGCAATTGAAGGATAAAAAAAGAATTCAGATTGAGAATTTGTAA
- a CDS encoding Txe/YoeB family addiction module toxin — MGKFRVEIIPEAKIEIAKHLKSGNQSSIKKIAKILEELAENPFEGVGKPESLKHQFSGFWSREINKKDRLIYSVEEEIVTVVVISAMGHYSDK, encoded by the coding sequence ATGGGGAAGTTTAGGGTTGAAATAATTCCAGAAGCGAAGATTGAAATTGCAAAGCACTTAAAATCAGGGAATCAATCGAGTATAAAAAAGATTGCAAAAATTTTAGAAGAATTAGCTGAAAATCCCTTTGAAGGAGTTGGGAAGCCTGAGTCATTGAAACATCAATTTTCAGGATTTTGGTCAAGAGAAATAAATAAAAAAGATAGACTAATATATAGTGTCGAAGAAGAAATTGTAACTGTTGTGGTGATTTCTGCAATGGGACATTATTCAGATAAATAA
- a CDS encoding heavy metal translocating P-type ATPase — protein MTHQYIISGMSCDGCRKKVEKTLNTIEGIQAEVTLNPPLATITMEKHVTTEEFQEALTEAGKYTIEMTSSKNTSETPVKSCCSSTKKENHEGHHHKKETAVIHNHNTTGVFYCPMHCEGDKTYNKPGDCPVCGMDLVPEVAINATQFTCPMHPEVVSNEPGDCPICGMDLVPMQASESEENKTYIDLLKKMKIAILFTLPIFIISMSEMIPDNPLYKIMSIENWNWVQFLFSIPVLFYAGWMFFVRAYKSIITWNLNMFTLIGIGTGVAFLFSIAGMFFPDIFPSEFKSHHGTIHLYFEAATVIITLVLLGQLLEAKAHGQTNGAIKALLKLAPTEATLVENGTDKTISIHNIKKGDLLRVKPGEKIPVDGKITIGESNIDEAMITGEPIPVDKKVGDAVIAGTINGTKSFVMIAEKVGSETLLSQIIQMVNDASRSRAPIQKLADRVAKYFVPTVVIISIITFFVWAKFGPEPAYIYGLINAIAVLIIACPCALGLATPMSVMVGVGKGAQFGILIKNAEALENMSKIDVLITDKTGTITEGKPSVEKIYTVNNNEDVLLQNIASLNQHSEHPLAQAVVNFAKAKNQTILEVPDFEAVAGKGVLGTVNNSKVALGNKKLMIQVGASISEDIENKIVAEQNLGKTVSYIAVEKVVLGYVTITDAIKENSVKAIKDLIDQGVEVIMMTGDNGNTAKAVANQLHLSSFKADCLPEDKLKEIQRLQAEGKIVAMAGDGINDAPALAQANIGIAMGTGTDVAIESAKITLVKGDLNGIVKAKKLSYSVMKNIKQNLFFAFIYNVLGVPIAAGILYPVFGILLSPMLAALAMSLSSVSVIVNALRLRNLKL, from the coding sequence ATGACGCATCAATATATAATTTCAGGAATGTCGTGCGATGGATGTCGTAAAAAAGTCGAGAAAACTTTGAATACGATTGAAGGAATTCAAGCCGAAGTGACTTTAAATCCTCCATTGGCAACTATAACAATGGAAAAACATGTTACAACTGAAGAATTTCAGGAAGCTTTAACCGAAGCCGGAAAGTATACTATTGAAATGACTTCATCTAAAAATACCTCAGAAACTCCCGTTAAATCATGTTGTTCCAGTACCAAAAAAGAAAATCACGAAGGACATCATCACAAAAAAGAAACTGCTGTAATTCACAATCATAATACAACAGGAGTTTTTTATTGTCCGATGCATTGCGAAGGCGATAAAACCTATAACAAACCTGGAGATTGTCCCGTTTGCGGAATGGATTTAGTTCCGGAAGTTGCTATAAACGCAACGCAATTTACTTGTCCGATGCATCCGGAAGTTGTTTCGAATGAACCCGGCGATTGTCCAATTTGCGGAATGGATTTGGTGCCAATGCAAGCTTCTGAATCTGAAGAAAACAAAACTTATATTGACTTATTAAAGAAAATGAAGATTGCGATTTTGTTCACGCTTCCGATCTTTATTATTTCAATGTCAGAAATGATTCCTGATAATCCTCTTTATAAAATAATGTCTATAGAAAACTGGAATTGGGTTCAATTCTTATTTTCAATTCCAGTGCTTTTTTATGCGGGTTGGATGTTTTTTGTTCGTGCATACAAATCGATTATTACCTGGAATCTAAATATGTTTACCCTTATTGGGATTGGAACCGGTGTTGCTTTCTTGTTTAGTATTGCCGGAATGTTCTTTCCGGATATTTTTCCCTCTGAATTTAAATCACATCACGGAACGATTCATCTTTATTTTGAAGCTGCAACAGTTATTATAACTTTAGTTTTATTAGGACAATTATTAGAAGCCAAAGCGCACGGACAAACAAACGGAGCCATAAAAGCTTTATTGAAATTAGCGCCAACCGAAGCAACTTTAGTCGAAAACGGAACTGATAAAACAATATCAATCCATAATATTAAAAAAGGAGATTTACTTCGAGTAAAACCAGGAGAGAAAATTCCGGTTGACGGAAAAATTACCATCGGCGAAAGCAATATTGACGAAGCTATGATTACCGGAGAACCAATTCCGGTGGATAAAAAAGTAGGCGATGCTGTAATTGCAGGAACAATAAACGGAACTAAATCATTTGTTATGATTGCCGAAAAAGTAGGTTCAGAAACTTTGCTTTCTCAAATTATACAAATGGTAAATGATGCAAGTCGTTCGAGAGCGCCAATTCAGAAACTGGCAGATCGTGTTGCTAAATATTTTGTTCCAACGGTTGTTATTATTTCGATTATTACCTTTTTTGTTTGGGCAAAATTTGGTCCTGAACCAGCTTATATCTACGGATTAATTAATGCGATTGCGGTTTTGATTATTGCTTGTCCTTGTGCTTTAGGATTAGCAACTCCAATGTCTGTAATGGTTGGAGTTGGTAAGGGAGCGCAATTCGGGATTTTGATAAAGAACGCTGAAGCTCTGGAAAACATGAGCAAAATAGATGTTTTGATCACGGATAAAACCGGAACTATTACGGAAGGAAAACCTTCTGTAGAAAAAATCTATACCGTTAATAATAACGAAGATGTTTTACTTCAAAATATTGCTTCATTAAACCAACATAGCGAGCATCCTTTGGCGCAAGCCGTTGTAAATTTTGCTAAAGCTAAAAACCAGACAATTCTTGAGGTTCCGGATTTTGAAGCTGTTGCCGGAAAAGGAGTTCTAGGAACGGTGAATAACTCAAAAGTAGCTTTAGGAAATAAAAAATTAATGATTCAGGTTGGCGCTTCGATTTCTGAAGATATTGAAAATAAAATCGTTGCCGAACAAAATTTGGGTAAAACGGTTTCTTATATCGCCGTTGAAAAAGTTGTTTTGGGTTATGTAACGATTACAGATGCCATTAAAGAAAATAGTGTAAAAGCGATCAAAGATTTAATCGATCAAGGTGTCGAAGTAATTATGATGACTGGAGATAATGGCAATACTGCCAAAGCGGTAGCAAATCAACTGCACTTAAGTTCGTTTAAAGCTGATTGTCTTCCGGAAGATAAACTCAAAGAAATTCAGCGTTTGCAAGCCGAAGGTAAAATTGTTGCCATGGCGGGCGACGGAATCAACGATGCTCCGGCTTTGGCTCAAGCCAATATTGGAATCGCAATGGGAACCGGAACTGATGTTGCTATCGAAAGTGCCAAAATTACGCTGGTAAAAGGCGACTTAAACGGAATTGTAAAAGCTAAAAAACTAAGTTATTCAGTGATGAAAAACATCAAACAAAATCTATTCTTTGCCTTTATATATAACGTATTAGGAGTACCAATTGCAGCGGGAATTTTATATCCTGTATTTGGGATTTTGCTTTCGCCGATGTTGGCTGCGCTGGCAATGAGTTTGAGTTCAGTTTCGGTAATTGTAAACGCATTAAGATTGCGAAATCTAAAACTTTAA